From Candidatus Nomurabacteria bacterium:
GGCGTGTGCTCGACCTTATTGATCGCGGCGACCTCAAGACCGACAAGATCAACAACATCGTCCTCGATGAAGCTGACCGTATGCTCGACATGGGATTCATCCATGACATGCGCAAGATCTTGAGTCACGTGACCAATGATCGACAAACTCTCTTTTTCTCAGCTACCATGACCAAAGAGGCTGAAGCGCTAGTGAATGATTTTATGATCAAGCCAGTCACTGTCTCAGTGAAGAAAAAAGAAACTGCAAACAGCATCAAACAAGACGTGGTGCCGTTTGATCACGCTCATAAGTTCGATACGTTGCTTGCACTCCTTGCAAAGGACGAACTCAAGCGCGTCATCATCTTCGGTGCCATGAAGCATAGTGTAGAAAAGCTCTCTAAGGAGCTTTGCAAGCACGGCATCAAGGCTGAATCGATCCATGGCAACAAGAGTCATGGCCAGCGCCAGAATTCACTCAAGACATTCAAGAGCGGTAATGCTCGTGTGCTCGTCGCCACTGACGTGGCCGCGCGCGGTATTCATGTCGACAATGTGTCACACGTGATCAACTACGATCTCCCGAACACCTTCGAAGACTACGTACACCGTATTGGTCGTACTGGTCGCGGAACCATGCGTGGTGAGGCACTCACTTTTGTGCCAAAGCACTAACTTAAAGAAAAAGCGGCGGCTCCCTTCGGGAGCCGCCGCTTTTCTCTCCCGCAAGCAGTGACCACTGCAACTCAGTGGTGTCCTTGCTCAGGGTATTTGTGCTACGGACAACTTCGCTGCAGTGATCACTGTTTGCTCTACGGAAGATCTACTGCCCCAGCTGATATAGCATTTCCACCTCCTTTGCAGATAGTGCTCGATTGTAAATACGAATATCATCAAGATCACCATCCAGTGCGCCAAATCCGTTGTACAGGCTACCAATAGATACTTCACCCGTAAAACTAGCTGGGTCTGTACTGAGAGTATCGGTTGTTACCGCATCATCAACATAGAATGTAATAGTCCAATTACCCGAACTACCGGTACGAACCGCAGCAAAAAAATGCCAGTCTGTATCAGTGACCACAGTACCAGCAGTTGCGTAACTTGAAACATTATTATTCTGTACCCAATCAAAGGTACCGTCTGTATACCCAAAGAGCAGCTGAAATCTACCCGTTGGCTGCAGTGTGGTTCCACTATGCACAATACCTTGTGTGCTTGTGAGATTGTCGGTCCTTATCCAACCAGCAATACTCATTTCTCCGGAGAGATCCAACTCCGTCGGTAAACCGAGATCAATTGTGTCGTCAGAGCCATCAAAACCCATCGCCTGCCCTAGCTTACCCGGCGTAACAGACCGCGTACTCATCCCACCCTGCGCATCACCATCATTACCATTGCCACTCACATCCTCAATTTCAGCCGTCGAACTACTCCAGTCAACATCCGGTCCATCGAAGGTCCAGTGGCCGACGAGACCGGTTTGGAGAGAGTCAGGACCAGTTAGGGTGGAAGCCACTTTCACCCCTTCATTCATACTGTAAAGCTGTTTGACCTCGGTGAAGGAAAGTGTGTGATTGTAAAAATGAAAATCATCTACTGACCCTTTGAAATAATTACCTGGTGTCCAACGTGAACCGATAGAAAAATAATTAGTTGAGAAGGTGCCACCAAAAGTCTTGTCTTGATACCCAATGTAACTACCATCCACGTATATACGAGCACGGACTTGGGTTCCATTTATCTGTTCTGAAGTAAAGATAACGTGGTGCCAAGCACCATCCGCCGGAACAACTCCGCTTCCTGTTGTGTACGGAGAGCCTGAAAATGGATAAAAGTGCAACCTCTCGGTTGACTGTTCAAAGTATACCAACCACAGACCACACCCCTGCCCTTCAAACAATGCCCCGGTTGAAAAATCACTATCAGCTTTTATCCACAGAGCAGTCGATCGGTCTCTACTACAACTTTCACTGATCGATCCACTCTTTACCTGATTACTACCCTCAAAGTACATAGCCTGGCCTATCACTCCCACGACTGGAGAGGTGGTTGCGCTCATTCCTAAAAGCGCGTTCGCATTATTGCTGTTGCCACTTGCATCTTTGACCTCAGAACCTGTATCGTTCCAATTAACATCTGGTCCGTCGAAGGTGTAGTGAAGTACGAGACTGTCATTGAGAGAGTTGTTGAAAGGTGTGGTGGAGGTTCTTAGTGTTGCAGAGACAAAGTTTTGCAGTGGACCAAGCAGCAGATACACCCCTCCTGCCAACAGCATTAAAATAAGCAAATACTTGCCATAGGAAACGGAGCGCGGATCGAAATCTGCTTGAGTAGACATGGTGGAATTATAGCAGATGGCCGGCGCCCGAAGGGCGCCGGTCATCTGCTACTTCAGGTAACTATCAAAATAGATCGCATGGCAGGTATAACCGCCTGGGTTCTTCTCCAGATAATCCTGATGATACTCTTCAGCCGGCCAGAAGCGCCGCAGCGGCTCGAGGGTGGTCACCACCGGATCAGGCCAGCGCTCTGACTCATTTACAACATTGATCATTTCTTCAGCGATCCTCTTCTCTTCATCATTCGCATAGAAGATCGCCGACCGATATGAAGTGCCACGGTCATTGCCCTGCTGATTGAATGTGGTTGGATTGTGGATCTGGAAGAAGAAATCCAGGAGGTGTTTGTAGTCAATCTTTTCAGGATCGTACTCGATCTCTACCGCCTCGGCATGGCCGGGGTGATGCTCATACGTCGGATTATCATTTTCTCCCCCACAGTACCCCACTTCTGTATTCACCACCCCCGATTGGGTGCGGATTAAGTCTTCGAGTCCCCAAAAGCAGCCTCCGGCCAAAACACTTTTCTTTGTCATACGATCTTCGACTCCTTACAGGAGCTGTACACCTTGTCGCCCGTTTGTTTCCTTACGTCACAAACGTGCTGGCAAGGTCTTGCGAAAGCCTCCCAGGCTTTCTCACCCCCAAAGCGCCCGCCAGCTAACACAGCTTTCCTAGTCATGTTTTTTAATTTAGTCTTGTAAATGCTCTTTGAAGTATTGCTTGATGAGTTCAATATCATCAGTTTCTAGTACGTGCTTATCTGGATTTTGCTGCAGCCAATCCATCGCCGCATCAAATTCAGCTTGGCTGATGCCACTTTCTTCGCCCGGTTCGTAGAGGTCAGCTCGAAACAGTTTTTCGACTTCGTTCCGTTCATCTTCATCGAGTTTGCCGTAGAGACGCTGCATGATCTCGCGCATCTCCTCTGGTCGCACCCGTTTTGGTAGCTTCGTAAAAAATCCCATATGAAGATATTGTACTACAACGAAAACAGCCGGCGCCCCGAAGGGGCGCCGGCTGTTTTCTTATTCACTACTCGGTCGTAGTGCCATCAAAATGTTCTTCGACCGCTTCAACTTTGGTTGCGTGTAGTGTTCCTTCTTTGTGCTCCGGCGGTGTGTAGATCGTGTACAACTTGAGCAACTCACTGTCTGAAGTGTTGATCACGTTATGATTCGCTCCTGACGGCACGATCACCGAGTCGCCATCACCCACTTCATACTCAGATTCATTTACGATCACTTTTCCGACCCCTTCCTCAAAGCGGAAGAACTGGTCATGGCCATCGTGCACTTCAGCACCGATCTCTTCACCTGGCTGCAGGGTCATGAGTACGAGCTGCATCTTCTCGCCGGTATACAACACCTTTCGGAAGTTGGTGTTTTCAGTTGTTAAATCTTCAATATTTCCAAAATATCCTTTTTTCATAGTTTCGATATTACCTGAATTGTTGAGCTAGTTATTCTGAGCGTCCGCGGGGACTCAGTGCTACACCGAGTTTGTGAACATCGGAGCGTGTGAAGAATGACTAGCTCAACAATTAGCTACACTGATAAACAGTCAAGACAACTGTCTCACACCTCTAGTACTCGTGCAAGCAAACGATTCTTTCAGTTACTTTGGCAACACTGGGTTTGGCACATCGTGACCAAGGAAGAATTCATTGATGTTGTATGCCACCAGCTCAGACATCTTACCGCGCGTCTCTTCACTGGCTGATGCGATATGTGGCGTCAGTACGACATTATCGAGCTTCGCAAGACCCGGTGCGAGCTTTGGTTCATCCTCAAATACATCAAGTCCAGCACCGCGGATCACCTTAGCCTTGAGTGCCTTCACGAGCGCTTTTTCGTCCACCACCGGACCGCGCGAGGTGTTGATCAGGTATGCAGACGACTTCATCATCGCGAGTCGTTCAGCATTGATCAGGTGCTTGGTTGCTGGCAAGAGTGGCACATGGACTGATACCACATCAGCCACCTGCAGTAGTTCATCGAGGGATTCATAATACTCACACGCCACATCGGCTTCGAGTGCTTCTGAGCGTGCAATGTCGTAGTACTTCACCTTCATACCAAAACCATTCGCGAGGCGCTTCGCCACTCCCGAACCGATCCGACCAGCACCCACGATTCCAAGCGTCTTACCCATCAAGTCGCTACCAAGGAGCAGCTCCGGCGCCCAACCTTTGTACTTCCCAGCGCGTGTAAATTTGTCTGCTTCAGGAATGCGCTTGGCGAGCGATAAGATCAATGAAACTGCGTATTCAGCCACCGTGTCAGTGAGTACCCCTGGTGTGTTGGTGATCGTGATACCAGCTTCAGTGAGACCTTTTACATCAATATTATTGAAACCAACGGCGTAGTTAGCCACGATCTTCGCCTGCGGCGCGGCCGACAGTATATCCATATTGATGGTATCAGTGAGCAACGAGACCACACCATCGTACGGCCGCGCCGCAAGTGCCTTTTTGAGTTCTGTTTCGGTAAGAACTCCATCCTTTTCACTGACCACCACTTCGTGACCACCGTCACGCATCCAATCCAAACCGATGTCAGGAATTTTTCGAGTAACAAAGATCAACGCCATATGCTAATAGAACATTACCAATATGCACATATAGTAGCATGTCAGGAAGTCATAAGAACCCAACTGCGCACAATCCACATTCCTCTGCCCAAAGTATCGACACAAGCGCGTATGATACATATATAAGCAACACCAACATGACATACAAATCACTCACTATTACACATTGGATCGCACTCGGCCTCGCAGTTGTCGGTATCGTTTTCGTCAGTCTGTATTTCACCAAAGCTGAAGCAGTCTACAACCGCAGCGTCGGAACCTTATCAATAAATAAATTCTTCCCAGCAGCTGAAGAAGAATCAGTAACACTTTCATTTAGTGGTGTTATTGGTCTTGAAAGCATCGCTGATTTTTCAGGCTGGACACTACAAAACGCAGACGGGGGTTTCGTATACGACCTATCACAAGTGTATCTATCAAATACAGAACCAATTAAGCTTTGCGCAGAAACCTCAGCTGATCCAAACTGTAACTATCACTGGACCGGCGACGATGTCTTTAACAATGACGGTGATTCACTACGCGTTCTCGCTCATGACGGCACCACCATTGCTACCCTTAGCTACGACAGTACGAGCGCATTTCCTCTTAACGGTAGCGGCGACTATATCGCGACTGTCTACTCAACTGGCGACAAGATCACTGTTTGTGACACCCATAAAAACGGCACCATCCGAAAACGAAACCTAAATATCAAACAACTCATTCACGATCAAGAAGACGATGTTGCAGCAGGTGCAGATATCATTCCGCCATTTGTTTACGAGAACAATAAAAAACTCGGATATCATCCCGGAGTGAATTGGCCCGCTGGTGCCGAAATCCTCGCAAATGACTGCCAATAATTAACCGATCGGTCTGATCTCAATATAGCGCTGCTTCCAGGCCCGTTTGAATTTATCGACGGTGAGCGAACCGCCCCCCGTGGGCTCAGCCGGATCGTTGTAGTACACGAGTCCGTCTTGCACTGCTGTCACCACTACTAGATGTGGGATCGGATTTGTTGGTTCAAAAGTGTAGTGGACAGACGCCAAGACTGGACCTTCACGAACCACGTCAGCAAATGACGCAAACGCTTCTGCTACACTGAGCCCTGCCAGACTAACACTTGAACCAGCGAGTCCGTACGGTCGAGCTAAGTCAATGAGTCCCGCGTGGGTCCAACCCGCATCAGAAAGAAATGATCCGGCTGCGATCCCTTTTGCTAAAAGTACATCAGGCACCGGCGTCAATTCAGAATAGTAATCAATAACCATCGCGACACTTGCTATCCCGCATGAGACCTTTTTCCATTCTGGAGCAGTGATGTCTGTAAATTGTGAATAAAATGGCACCTCAGGAACTGGTGTGACTGGTTCTGTAATTGAAACTTCTGCAATTGTCTCAACCGGCGGCACCTCAGCTACTTGAAGCGGCTGCACACCAACTGTCATGTATGAGCCGATCAGCTCCGCCGGTGGAACTTCAGGCACAGACACAAAAACAGCTGCGCCATACAATGCGCCAGCTAATGCTACCAAAAGAACGGATATTCTTTCTGATCTCAAAACAGCGCCAGTGTAGCGCGACCTAAAATATAGACACAAGCAACTTACTATTGCTTAATCTTTTACGATCACCGTTGTACCCAATTCAGCCCAGTTATACAGCGTATGTGCAGTGTCTGGCGGAAGATTGACACAGCCATGAGAATATTGTGAACCAAAACTATTGTGCCAATACGCTCCATGGATCACTGCCCCACCCTCAGTAAAATACAAATTCCAAGGTACTCCGGGCAGATCATATACTTGTTGATCGATCAGATTTGGAAGCGGACCCTGCATGTAGCGACTTGGCGTTTTTTTGTAGATCGTAAAAGTCCCTCGCGGTGTCGGAGTAAGTTCCAATCCGGTTGAAATATTAGCTTCCATGAACAATTCACTCCCCTCAAACGCATAGAGTTTTTGCTCTGATCGATCGACTGTGATCACTTTCTGCGTACTCGTTGAGTAGTCATGTTCCCAGATGGTCTTATCACCCTCATCAAGCAAGACCTTTACGTAGTCAGCTGAAATGTACCAATCTCCCTGCAACCGTTCTGGATAGCGCAACCATTCGTCGAAGACGATCTTGTACCAGGTCGAACTCGCATGTTCGACCATACCACCCACCTTGAGCACTACCCCATTACGGACACTTGCCACAACTGGATACTCCGGACCAGGACCAGAACGTACCCGCAAGCACTCACCTTCAAAATGAGGACCACAACTGTCGAGCACTTCGACATATTCAAAGAGCACCCGTTCGATCGGTAATAATACTGGTGCCGCATCTGTCGAGGTAGCTTCGATGACCACCACTTCTTCTGATCCTAAAAATGGCGAATCAGGAGCAGCAAAGTCATCTAAATAGACGATCGGTGATGTAGAACTGTTCGTATCAGTCTGTGACGACCCCCAAAAACCACCTACCTTGAATAACACAGCAAGCAGAAAGAGTACCAATACTGAAAGTATGAAAATAGTTCGATTCGCCTGTCGTTCAGAAAGCGGCATACTTGTAAGTATACGGCACTGTCTAAGCTACTCGCAATTCAGGTGGGTGCAAAAAGGCCGCGCGAAGCGCGGCCGATACAAACTGACGATCTCTCAAGTGATCACTTCACGGACGCGTAGCCCGATCGAAGCATAATCAGGAGCAAACCAATCGATCCGAACCCGACAATGATCCGCATCCCAACCAAACCCTGGCGTGAACGACCCAGTAGTCTGGGTGCCGGTACACAACGTTATACAGTCTGCATCGAGATGTTTTCCATTGTATCGATAATAGAACAATTCCAGCAATAGTCGCTCCAACAAGGTTATCCCTGGTATGAGACTTTGTCGAACGTGCACAGCCGACTTCTTCTGGTGCTCAAAGTCTGCTTCGAACCGTTTCCGAACCCAGATCGCATACGGACCCTCAGCTCGTCGCCAATCATCGATCAGCGGAACTTCTGACAGATCGCGATCTGGTGAATCGATAGGAAACTCTTGATCCATAAGATCGATACACTCAAGCAGTGTGATCGATGGAACCACGATCAGCTGGGCGAATCGTGGATTGAAAATCGGCAGTCGAACATCTGAGACGCTGCATTCTACCTGCAGGTCATCGAAGATCTGCTGCCAGAGCAACTGTTGCATGGCAATGTCGTTTTCATGACCACCATCGATCAGGGTCATGGTTCTCCCCGTAAACGCAAATTGTTGTGCCAAGTTTAATTCCCTTCTTGAGTCAAATTGTAGTACAAAGAACGATCACCAGCGTAGTGCTGATGAGCCACTACTTTGCGCTTTTTCCCCGACCTTGTAAAGAATACTAAAACCGTACCTGTGTATAAGGTTGTGGAAAAGTTGTTGAATAAAGCTTTATAAACTAGCTAAAATCTGTGGAAACTCATGGAAATACACACCAAAACTGTTGACAAACCTGTGTATAAGTCATTGAATAGGAATACGTAGGCAAAACGACTTGAGGAGACCTGCGATGACAACGGAGATCTTTAAAATAAGGGTTACACAGCCACACTACAACTTGTGGCAAATCTGGCTTTGTTCATCGCGACTGTTTGTACTCATGTACACATGGGTAACGCGTGACGAACGCCCGACATTCGAAAAGCAGTTCGCCTTCTGGCGCAAATGGCCAAAAGAACGCTGCAGCTTCGCCGTCCTGTTTGGTGTGATCTTCACCCCCAAAAGTGGCTCATGATGCCGCGAGACAGACCCCTTCGGGCCTGTTTTTTTATCCTTCATCAAGTGGCTGATCAGCCAGCTTCCGACCAGTTATAGCCCAATGCTCAGCTTGCTCTCTGGTAGCAAACGCCTTCATGTTGGTGCGACCCGCAACCTTCAGGGCAATGTCCATGAAGTTGCGCATGATCAAGTTTGCGCCAAACACTCCCGTGCGTGTTGCGTAGCCTTTGTTATGTCGAACAAGAGAGATCAAGAAGGACAACGAATCTTGATCTGCCTCAACCCCTCCAACCAAGTCAATGATGCAGTAGACATGCTCCTCATCCCTTTCCTTAGCGGTACGCATCGCTTCTCGAACAGACTCTCCCCAGGCTTCAAGGTGCTCTATGTGATCACTACTTAGATTACCGCTCATGCGGAGTTGTATGACACCATGCTCGTCAATATAGCAGCCGAGCTCCATATCATGTTCAGTTCGGTGAAAAGCTTCCATGGTGACAGTATACCGAACCAAAAAAATGCTTCAATATCAAAAGAATCCTTCGGTATATATCTGATGCGCCGCAACACCCACCTCTTGCAGACTTTGCCACATCCCCTGCACAAACGATACTGAGCCGCAAACAAAGAATGACGCTACAGATAGATCAGCAACTTTCTCTGCTATCTGCTCACCATCCATGCGACCGGCATGTAGATCTGCATCGTCCACTGGTTCTTGAGTCACAAAATAGTACAGTGTGAAATCATCATGCTGTTTCGCGAGAGTTGCAAACCGCTCACGAAAGCTGATCTCACTAGCGGTGCGATTAGAGTAAAACAACTTGATCGGCCGTTGATCTTGCTGCTGTGTGAGCGAATCGATAATACTTGCAGATGGCGTAATTCCGACTCCACCAGAAATAAATACCAGTTCTCCCTCATCTTCTGGCTCTGGATAGAAAAACCCATACGGAGCACTGGTGGTCACTGTCGCTCCAACCGGAAGATCTATGATCGCACTTGAGAAGGTGCCAATTTTCTTGATTGTGATCGTCACTTCGTCTGACTCTGGTGCACTTGAAAGACTATACGACTTCCCTTCTACCGGCGGATGCCCTGGCAACAGAATAGTCACATACTGCCCTGCTCGAAATGTTGGTTTTTCTACTACCGGCTCCAGGACCATAGTTTTTACCGTCGGTGTCTCTGTGCGCCATTCAATTATTTTCCATTCGTACGTAGTCTCATTCATGTTGTTGCTGTTCAAAATCTTCGATCGCTTCTCGAAGCGCCTGGTGACCAAGGACCGAACAATGATATTTCCGGTCCGGCAGACCACCGAGTCGATCTATGATCGCCTCTGGCGTGAGTCGTTTGGCGTGCCGGAGGAGCATACCACCGTTTTCAGTCGCCATAACTGACATCATGGAGGTTGAAGCGATCGCTGACGCACAACCAAACGTGCGCCACTTACACTCTGCTATCTTTGTCTTGGTCTGGTCCACCCTGATCCACACCACCATCATGTCGCCGCAGGCTGGACTACCCACGACCCCGACTCCATCTGATTCGTAGTCTTTTTCATCAAGCAATATGTTGCGCGGGTTAAAAAAGTGATCTTTGACCGTATCAGAATAGAGCCAGCTCGATCCAGCATCGCAAGTGGTGACATCGGGAGTTTTTGATTCTTTTTTCATACAGCAAATTCTATATGACTGGTCGTTGCCGCAGTGAGCTGACGTAAGCGATCAACACTTTTCTTAAGACACTGCACAGTGTACTCAAGATCATCCTTTGTTGTCTCTCGGCCAAGCGTAAAGCGCAGACTACCATGAATGAGTCCATCTGGGATGCCAATCGCCTGAAGCACATGCGATGGCGTGAGATCGTGTGCCGAGCAAGCTGAGCCGGTCGCTGCCGCAATGCCGTAATGATCAAGTTCAAGGACGAGCGATTCTCCTTCAAGGGTCGGGACTGTAATGTGGAGATTATTCGGAAGACGTACGTCTGGGTCTCCATTCATCACAATATCTGGCAGCACGGTATGAAGCTGATGCCAGAAGTGATTGCGGAGGTCGGTGAGGCGGGCGGCTTCAGCCGCCCGCCTCACGACCGCGAGCTCGAGTGCTTTCGCAAACCCAGCGATCAACGCCGCGTTCTCGGTACCAGCACGCAATCCCCCTTCCTGACCACCACCAACTATGAGCGGCTCGAGTCTCACTCCGCGCCGCACATACAGCATACCCAACCCTTTTGGACCATATATCTTCGCTCCGTTTAAAGTAAGCAAGTCGACACCTAGCTCGCGAGGTAACACTTCGAGCTGCCCGGCTGTCTGACAGGCATCAGTGTGAAAGAGCGGACGTTTCGCTTCATTGATCTGCCGCAATGCTTGAGCGATCTCAGCAATTGGTTGGATCGTACCGATCTCGTTGTTGGCGTACATGACCGATACCAGTGTCGTGTCTGGTCGCACAGCCGCCAGCACATCCCCAACCGACGCAATTCCGCTTGACTCCACCGGCACATACGTCACTGCAAACCCATCTCGCTCAAGCACCTTCGCTGCGGCTAAAACAGCTTTATGTTCGATCGCGGTGACCACAATGTGTTTCCCACGATCTTTCCGTGCTCGTGCTGCACCAAGAATCGCTAGATTGTCAGACTCAGTACCTGAACCAGTGAAAATGATCTCACTCGGCTCCACTGCCAAACTCGCTGCCACAGACTGCCGCGCTGCTGCCAGTGTGTCGTGTGCCTTACGTCCGATCTCGTACATCGAGGACGCATTGCCGTACGTCTCGCTCGTATGCTGCAGCAGCAGCGCGGCCACCTCTGGGTCAACCGGCGTCGCCGCAGCATGATCAAGGTATACTTTTCTCGTTTCGATCTGATTCATACTTATCTAATACCACAGTGCTGCACGTACTTGCTGGCGATTTTTTGCAGCTCCAAGAACTCTTCATTACTGTAGGTAGTCTTCCGCATAAAGGCAGGATTTAAGAGCTTTGTTGGTACAAACCGCTGCAAGTAGTAGTGCTCAGCGCCCTCGATCTCTTTTGCGATCTCTTCGATCTCTTCTGGCGACAGCAATGACTTAACCACCGTAGTACGAAACTCATATGGCACTCGACCCTCAAGCAGCAAAGCTCTGGTTTCCCGTATCGCGTCCACATCAACTGGCCTGGTCACAGTTGCGGAGTACTTAGAGAGCGGAGCCTTAGCATCAACCGCCACATAATCGACCATACCCTCGGCCACTGCAACAGTGACCACATCAGGCCGGGTGCCGTTCGTATCAAGCTTTACCTTGAACCCCATTGATTTGATCTGGAAGATAAAATCCAAGAGATCGTCATGCATGGTCGGTTCGCCACCAGTGATCGTTACTGCATCGAGCTTACCACGACGCTTCACCAAGAAATCGAAGAATGACTCAGTCGAGAGCTCGGTTGCAGTCTCCTCTACCAGCTCTGGATTGTGGCAGTACGGACAACGGAAATTACACCCGATCGTAAAGACGATAGCAGAGATGTGGTCTGGATAATCAATGATAGAACATTGTTGTAAGCCACCTAAGCGCATGATACATGCTCGGTCTTGGTTATAGCATCATGGTCTTTGGCGATGGTCTCTCGAAGCTCAAACTCTGCCTTTTTACCGTCATTCCACTGCTCAACTGGTCGCAAGTACCCGACGATCCGCGAGTACACCTCACACTGCTCATGACAATCTGGACACACCAGCACCTCGCCCGGCAAGTAGCCATGGTTCTTACATACACTAAAGGTCGGCGATATGGTGAAGTACGGCAAGCGATACTGTTCGCAGATGCGCTTCACCAGACTCTTGATGGTGTTTGGATTATCAACCCGCTCTCCGAGGAAGAAGTGAATGACGGTACCACCCGTGTACTTAGTCTGTAGTTCATCTTGTAGTTCAAGGATCTCAAACGGATCGTCGCTATGCATGACCGGCAAGTGCGTGGAATTGGTGTAGAACGGAGCAACCACACTCTTACCGACCCCATTTGCAAACACCATGTCGTCACCAAGCTGCTTCTGATCGATCTTAGCCAAACGGTACGAGGTTCC
This genomic window contains:
- a CDS encoding DEAD/DEAH box helicase, which translates into the protein MPTQTTRRSSGRRTHAGSGRPGSSFTRNRRGNNRRHGGVSRSSAGRNRSGSRSGGGRKQPTFDPSQFINHNPVNVTEEVYVPKHNFGDFGLHPRIVGAIKDMKIESPSPIQDQVIPLILDGNDVIGLAETGTGKTAAFLLPLIQKTLTAKNQQTLILCPTRELALQVKAEFVKFGGNFKLWATCLVGGTNINPQIRSLKRFQHFIIGTPGRVLDLIDRGDLKTDKINNIVLDEADRMLDMGFIHDMRKILSHVTNDRQTLFFSATMTKEAEALVNDFMIKPVTVSVKKKETANSIKQDVVPFDHAHKFDTLLALLAKDELKRVIIFGAMKHSVEKLSKELCKHGIKAESIHGNKSHGQRQNSLKTFKSGNARVLVATDVAARGIHVDNVSHVINYDLPNTFEDYVHRIGRTGRGTMRGEALTFVPKH
- a CDS encoding LamG domain-containing protein, encoding MSTQADFDPRSVSYGKYLLILMLLAGGVYLLLGPLQNFVSATLRTSTTPFNNSLNDSLVLHYTFDGPDVNWNDTGSEVKDASGNSNNANALLGMSATTSPVVGVIGQAMYFEGSNQVKSGSISESCSRDRSTALWIKADSDFSTGALFEGQGCGLWLVYFEQSTERLHFYPFSGSPYTTGSGVVPADGAWHHVIFTSEQINGTQVRARIYVDGSYIGYQDKTFGGTFSTNYFSIGSRWTPGNYFKGSVDDFHFYNHTLSFTEVKQLYSMNEGVKVASTLTGPDSLQTGLVGHWTFDGPDVDWSSSTAEIEDVSGNGNDGDAQGGMSTRSVTPGKLGQAMGFDGSDDTIDLGLPTELDLSGEMSIAGWIRTDNLTSTQGIVHSGTTLQPTGRFQLLFGYTDGTFDWVQNNNVSSYATAGTVVTDTDWHFFAAVRTGSSGNWTITFYVDDAVTTDTLSTDPASFTGEVSIGSLYNGFGALDGDLDDIRIYNRALSAKEVEMLYQLGQ
- the msrA gene encoding peptide-methionine (S)-S-oxide reductase MsrA; the protein is MTKKSVLAGGCFWGLEDLIRTQSGVVNTEVGYCGGENDNPTYEHHPGHAEAVEIEYDPEKIDYKHLLDFFFQIHNPTTFNQQGNDRGTSYRSAIFYANDEEKRIAEEMINVVNESERWPDPVVTTLEPLRRFWPAEEYHQDYLEKNPGGYTCHAIYFDSYLK
- a CDS encoding cupin domain-containing protein; the encoded protein is MKKGYFGNIEDLTTENTNFRKVLYTGEKMQLVLMTLQPGEEIGAEVHDGHDQFFRFEEGVGKVIVNESEYEVGDGDSVIVPSGANHNVINTSDSELLKLYTIYTPPEHKEGTLHATKVEAVEEHFDGTTTE
- a CDS encoding D-glycerate dehydrogenase; amino-acid sequence: MALIFVTRKIPDIGLDWMRDGGHEVVVSEKDGVLTETELKKALAARPYDGVVSLLTDTINMDILSAAPQAKIVANYAVGFNNIDVKGLTEAGITITNTPGVLTDTVAEYAVSLILSLAKRIPEADKFTRAGKYKGWAPELLLGSDLMGKTLGIVGAGRIGSGVAKRLANGFGMKVKYYDIARSEALEADVACEYYESLDELLQVADVVSVHVPLLPATKHLINAERLAMMKSSAYLINTSRGPVVDEKALVKALKAKVIRGAGLDVFEDEPKLAPGLAKLDNVVLTPHIASASEETRGKMSELVAYNINEFFLGHDVPNPVLPK
- a CDS encoding C39 family peptidase, with product MRSERISVLLVALAGALYGAAVFVSVPEVPPAELIGSYMTVGVQPLQVAEVPPVETIAEVSITEPVTPVPEVPFYSQFTDITAPEWKKVSCGIASVAMVIDYYSELTPVPDVLLAKGIAAGSFLSDAGWTHAGLIDLARPYGLAGSSVSLAGLSVAEAFASFADVVREGPVLASVHYTFEPTNPIPHLVVVTAVQDGLVYYNDPAEPTGGGSLTVDKFKRAWKQRYIEIRPIG
- a CDS encoding L,D-transpeptidase family protein encodes the protein MPLSERQANRTIFILSVLVLFLLAVLFKVGGFWGSSQTDTNSSTSPIVYLDDFAAPDSPFLGSEEVVVIEATSTDAAPVLLPIERVLFEYVEVLDSCGPHFEGECLRVRSGPGPEYPVVASVRNGVVLKVGGMVEHASSTWYKIVFDEWLRYPERLQGDWYISADYVKVLLDEGDKTIWEHDYSTSTQKVITVDRSEQKLYAFEGSELFMEANISTGLELTPTPRGTFTIYKKTPSRYMQGPLPNLIDQQVYDLPGVPWNLYFTEGGAVIHGAYWHNSFGSQYSHGCVNLPPDTAHTLYNWAELGTTVIVKD
- a CDS encoding iron-sulfur cluster assembly scaffold protein, yielding MKKESKTPDVTTCDAGSSWLYSDTVKDHFFNPRNILLDEKDYESDGVGVVGSPACGDMMVVWIRVDQTKTKIAECKWRTFGCASAIASTSMMSVMATENGGMLLRHAKRLTPEAIIDRLGGLPDRKYHCSVLGHQALREAIEDFEQQQHE
- a CDS encoding cysteine desulfurase, coding for MNQIETRKVYLDHAAATPVDPEVAALLLQHTSETYGNASSMYEIGRKAHDTLAAARQSVAASLAVEPSEIIFTGSGTESDNLAILGAARARKDRGKHIVVTAIEHKAVLAAAKVLERDGFAVTYVPVESSGIASVGDVLAAVRPDTTLVSVMYANNEIGTIQPIAEIAQALRQINEAKRPLFHTDACQTAGQLEVLPRELGVDLLTLNGAKIYGPKGLGMLYVRRGVRLEPLIVGGGQEGGLRAGTENAALIAGFAKALELAVVRRAAEAARLTDLRNHFWHQLHTVLPDIVMNGDPDVRLPNNLHITVPTLEGESLVLELDHYGIAAATGSACSAHDLTPSHVLQAIGIPDGLIHGSLRFTLGRETTKDDLEYTVQCLKKSVDRLRQLTAATTSHIEFAV